One segment of Pleuronectes platessa chromosome 21, fPlePla1.1, whole genome shotgun sequence DNA contains the following:
- the pyyb gene encoding peptide YYb translates to MANMLRSWMMPAALVLCLLVCWSSLADAYPPKPENPGGNASPAEWAKYHAAVRHYVNLITRQRYGKRSTPEQAVAWMLFGGDSSQDTDPRSDYGDQW, encoded by the exons atgGCCAACATGTTGAGATCGTGGATGATGCCCGCAGCGCTCGTCCTGTGCCTGCTGGTGTGTTGGAGCAGCTTGGCGGACGCCTACCCTCCCAAACCGGAGAATCCGGGGGGCAACGCCTCACCGGCGGAGTGGGCCAAGTACCACGCGGCTGTCAGGCATTACGTTAACCTCATCACCAGGCAGAG GTATGGGAAGAGGTCAACCCCCGAGCAGGCGGTGGCGTGGATGCTGTTCGGAGGCGATTCAAGCCAAGACACAGATCCTCG CTCGGACTACGGCGATCAGTGGTGA